tctattgtttatagttttttttaatttgattcttattttttattacgaACTACCATTTCTATTTACGAAAGTTGAAAACACTGACATATCTAccgataaaaaaaaattatcatttgtATACATGAAACatggatttggatcctctaaagtttgaattttactttagagaataaagtgtgatctctcaccatttatttcataagtgggaccaagaataaatatgaaagagaaaatatTCAATGGTAAAAGATCatactttactctctaaagtgaagTTCAAAATTACCTAAAAAATCCCAAATTATCCTCGTCTTCACCGGTACTGTCATcatctcctctctctctctcttcacaTTCCCTTTTTTTTGAGTATATACCCATTTTGGTTCTCAAAGAATTTCAGACTGGACACTTTAgtccccaactaaaattaattactcgattggtccCTAACAATTAATTCCGTCAATCACTTAGGTCCTTTACTCCGTTAACTCTAACGgaggacaaaatagtccctgacaactctaataggggacaaaatggtccctgacaactctaacaagGGACAAAATGATCCCTGACCCCTTTATTCGAAAATGACACTGTTCTTCcccaatttttatcatatcttgcataaccctaacattcatactctcattcttcaccttcacagtcttcttttccatcttttccttcctcctctttAGCTCCACAATTAAGCCATGGTGTAATTGTCACACGTATCGCACCTACCTCAACATGTTATGGACCACACACTTCCTAAATCTTTGTGACTGgtacatccacctcctctgcacTTCACCCACCAAAAGCATCCACTTCCACGTCTTCGATAACATCACCTCCAACCCCAACACGTCCACGACATCCTCAAGACCCAGTTTCACAACTATTCCAAGGGCACGCCTTTCTCCACTCTCTGACAAGCAATATAGATTGTTGGACATTAGAACATTATTCTCCTTTGACATcatatgcaaattctcatttgaaatagacACCGAGTGATTCATTCCTTCTTTTCCAGAATCCAAGTTGGCAGACAGTTTTGACCTCGCATCCAAGCTATCAGTACAACGAGCAATGTCATCGTTGCCGCTCATATGAAAACTGAAGCGATTCCTAAACATTGGTTCGGAGAAGAAACTGAAGGAAGCGATCGGAGTGGTGGACAATGTGGTCATAGAGATGATAGGAcagaggaggagggagatggcaACGACGACGGCGGGTCTTAAGAAACCAGACTTGTTGTCTAGATTCAGGGGATCCATCGAAGACGATAACAAGTTAAAAGATATAGGCATTAGTTTCCTgagtatgaattggttgagaacaagttaaggatttttttttcttgtgaacatTAAATTTATAGAGTGTGCATTGTGTAGTTTGAAGTTATAGTGTTAGACTGCTAGTGTTATGCGAGATATAGTGAAAATTGGGAGAGAACAGTGTCGTTTACGAACAAAGGAGATCAGGAACCATTTTGTCTCTTGTTAGAGTTGTCAAGGACTATTTTGTCCTCCGTTAGAGTTAACGGAGTAAAGGACTTAAATGACTTACGAAATTAATTGTTAggaccaatcgagtaattaattttagttagagACTAAAGTGTCCAGTCTAAAATTCTTTGAGAACCAAAATGGgtatatacttttttattttttgttttttttttttttcattctccattttcTCATTCCCACCCCTCATTACAATGGACTTCCGCCGCCGGCCTTCCCCAAGGAACCCACAATTAGCACTACTACACCTTTCCCTCCACCTCCCAAGACCTCTAATGCCCTCCCACTTCCTGCTTAGTCAAGAAGCAAACCATATCTCTGCCTCTAAAAGCCTTGAACTTGCTAGACTCCTTGAAGCATTGTGGCGCGACCTCCATCACCCACAGTAACTTCAATTCACCAACCATTAGTACCGTCCACGACCTCCATCAGCCATGACGAGCCAACGTTGCAAAGCGCGAGGACGCGACCTCCAACGAGGACCGGACTCCGTGGCTTCGCAAGAAGATTGGAGGAAAATTTCATCCACTGGTGGTTGTTGTTGCTGGAGAACCAGAGGGAAAATTTCATCCCTTTCCCCCCTGTCTGTAGCCTCCAGCCACTGCCGCCTTCAACCACCACCATCGTCGCTGTTGGAAACGCCGCACCACcaccccttttcttcttctctttctcgcGCAGCAGCCACCACGCAGCATCTATTTGCAGCGCCATCTTCAACCACCACGACCATCTTCATCTCTTCGCAGCGCCGCCGTCGAAACCCAGAGACACCGCGACCCTCTCCCCTCGGCCCACCATCATAAAACCACCGAAGCCTTTCCCCTGTTTCTTGCCTCAAACCAGATCCCACGGCGTCAGAGACCCTCCTCTTCGCGGTACCCTAGCGCCACAACACTCTCCTTCCCTGCCTCAGACCACCGCCGCAtccctttctcttttcttcttcctctcgtCTTTTCCCTTCTCATCTGTCCACTGACCCATGGCCGAACCACCACCGGCGATCAACTCAGCCGCCTCTAGCAGCTGCAACATCCACCTCTCCCCTGATTTCTTTTTGCTTTGTTCTTCATTACAGGTTCATGAACCAACCTACTTTCAGTTCCTCTAATTTTCGTTAATTTAACTTAGGTTTAATTAGAATTTTAGTTTCAATTTTCAATCAGTTTCATGATTAGTTCAtcttagtttttttattttctgttagtGGATTTTAGGTGGGTATGATAGGATTAGCTTAGGTTATTAGGTACTGAGAATGCTGAAAAgtgtttggtttgaattgaactGCTGGACGGTGCTgctgaattcatttgggctgaAAGCGTTGAAATTGTTGATTTGCTATAACTGCTGCTGGAATTATTTGGAAATGGTTAATTGTATTTCATGATTGTTTTGTGCTGTATTCAAGAttggtttattttttttttccgatTGTGTGGAGATTGTGGAGATTCGCTGTTTTACTGCCGGTTTTGATGACTTTTGAGGCTGAAATTGACGGGATAATGTGTGATGGTTGCATGTTTGATTGTCTGAaattgttttgattatttggATACTTGTTACTTCACTGCGTTAAGGTTGTTTTTGCTAAAAATTTGCTGCTGTTAGGTTGCTTTAGAGTAGGATTGGTGTTAGTTCATAGATAATTAATCATGCTATTATactttttgagtttgaatttcATTTGGTTTGGACTGGATTGACTGATTTGCTGCTGATTTTGTTTGGAAACTACTTGACTAAATTGTTGACATTTTGTGCTGATTTGCTCCTGTTTTGCTAGAATTGTGCTAAGTATTTATCTGACAATTGTCTGATTGTGTGACATTCACTGTTGCACTGCCAATTTTGATAAATTGTGTTGCTGAGCTTGTTTGTATTTTGCTTGATTGATGCCCGATTCAAACAGCCTTCACTTGTTCAGTGTCTATTTTGATAATAGCTTGTATATTGGTAATTGCACACATCAATTTTACATGATTCAATGTTATGAATTGCCTTCAAAgccttataaattttttgaattgcatgttttgaCCACCATGTGATTTAAATTCTTTCACCATGACAGGGCAAATTTTTAATGAGTGATGATGTGCCTTTATATGATGCAGTTGGTTACTTGGTAATGCTTGTTTATATTGTTTACTACTTTGATTATCCAGTTGTGCATTTGTGCCTTGTTGAAATCCTTGAACCTAAATTGTTGATTGTTTGTATTTCACATTGATTAGGTGATTCCTTAGGCATGTTACTGAAACTGATTGATGTGCGAGTTGATATTTCATTTGATTCGTTGACCTCAACTAGCACATCAACCAACTTTAACTCATCGTCTATTTCACACTTACTTGATGATTGCTTGAGTGCTTTTAAGCTTCTTCAATGCTTGTTTGTTTATCTCAACTCACAAGTTCTCTTTAAAGTATCCAACCGCTCTAAAATGAGTGAATTACATATCCTTTTGACTATTGTGACCTTGCTTTCTTCTATGTCACAACATCATTAATTCACTACATTTTAGTGCTTTTAACCTCATTTTGTTAGGATTCGTACTTCCTCAATTGTTGCCCATAGGGTATTGTTTGCTTATACTAGCTCTTCATTGCTTGAATGTCTTGAACTCTGCTTGTATTGTTTTAATTCTCTTAGAGTTTGACATATTGTCTCCGCAAACTTTTCCTTTCAGGATGAGTCGTCAACAGGCTAAAGCCTCCTTGGATGAAGCAGAGAAAGGACGACTCGCCAATGACCCTGCGCGCTTCAAGGATAGATTTGCGGAGGTATTGTTTGATAGCACATACCGTAAGAAGAAGCTCCACTTTGAAGGACTGTTGGCAGAAGATGATGAAATCCATCAATACGTCAACGGTCCGTGGGGAAGTGGGGTTGGAATTTTCTTGTACATGGACCGGTAGAAAGAATCTGCCTCGTATAGTCACTGAATTCTATGCCAACTTTTATGAGAAGGACATGGAGGAAGTGTTTCTTCGAGGTCGAACAATTCCTGTGAAACCGGACAATATCAGAACTCTCCTCAATATTCCGCGGCCCGCTCGAGGAAAGGATGCTTATGAGAAACTGAAGTCCCTGCCAGCTCCCAAGAAACCATGGGATGAAATTCTACAGAGAATGTGAGCCAGGTTCAGATTGGACTTACAATGGAAAAATGGCTCCCATCAGATTGAGAGCAAACCAGCTCACAAAGGAAGCCACTACATGGCTTTACTTGATCTTCAGCTACATCGAGCCAAAATCGCACTTCACTGACATTACATTAGATGTAGCCACTACTGTACTGCATCTTAGACCACAAGCAGGTGGATCTCCACAAGCTTATCCATAACAAGATGAAGGATACCTTCAAATCTCGCTTACTTCCATTTCCGAGTCTTGTTATGAGATTGGCTGAGGAGAATGGAATCCACCCGGATGAAGGCGAGTTGATGATTGAAACCTCCGAGCATGCCAAAGTCATTCCACATGGGATAAAGTTCAAGGGTGAAGCTGCGGAATCATCAAGACCTTGGCGCCGCCATTCTACCACCGAGGGTTCCTCTTTGAACCCGATGGCAGCTGTTTGGCAAAGGCTCACGGAGATAAAAACTCGAATCATGAACCGTCTGGCAAGCAATGAGCACCGCAACAAGCAGCGATATGGGCAACTCATGGTGATGGCTAAGGGACAGGATCCAGGTCCGGAGGAGCCAGACACACCTGAGGAGGAGGTTGAGCAGCCTACAGACCATGAGAGCGGGGTTGAGCAGCCTACAGACCATGAGAGCGGAGAGGAATAAGGAGAATCGGCAATGGGCGAGGACGAAGTCGAGGAGGACTCATTCCACACTTTGTAACCTCATGCAGCACAGAAGACCATGCTGAATTCcagtgtgttttttttttttgggggggggggggggggggggcggGGTCTACAGCATCAGAGACAAAATGGGTCAAGTATTCTGAATATTTTCAGATTTGTTTATTCTGTCTTTAGTTCTTTAGTTTTGTTTCTTTTTGAATTTGCTGGATAACTGTTATTTCTACCTTTTTAGTTTATTTGCGCTTTTTGTCAGTTTTGTATATAACTTAAAACTTTAATCTAGTTTAGTTGCACCTTCTCTTTGGATTTGGTCTGTATATATTCTTTTACCTTTCTTTGTGTATGGATGAATATGGGTAATAGGACTTAGGTTTTTTTCGTTTATGCATGTGTTGATTGGAATAGGAGATTACAAGGGAAAGAACctagaatttttaattttcatcgaacaccttttttgaaaaaaataaatgatgaaAACTGATTTAGGCTACTTGGGTAGaataactaattttcaaaaaaactGTTTCAAGGCATCCCATTATCATGAGTTAAACCAATTCTTTTGAATTTGCTTGGAAATTGAAGATTGTGTAACATAAATTTGAGTAGAACACACAACTAAGTGAGAATTTGGTttttaggtagcgtttgttttcggAGATAGAATACAAAGACATAGACAATAAATGCACATTGTCTATGGAAtagtcttttatttttgtgtcCACTCTTTTACAAAGGACAACGATAGATTTGAGAAAGTGAAtacgaatttttttttatgaaaatttttttcctttttgttcaTAGATAATTTTATTATTCCATTATTGcctctttttattttctctaattTGAGCTTCTTCTCTTTGTTCTCAAAGAGGTACTATCTTTTCCCTTTTCTATCTCTacgttcttcttctttcttttgttcaGGTACTCTCTTCGtgtagaattttttatttggcTGGATAATTTCTTCCTTCTTATCATTCTTACTTCAACTCCATTTTTACCTTGTTGGTTTATTAGACCAGTTCTTCTTGTAATCTCCTGTACTCCTACATACTTTCATTCTCTATTAAATTAGTTTGTATTTGATGCGAAAAATTTGGAATCACATGGCTATTTTAGTCTTGTTCATGTGTATCCAAACATAATACTTGACATTACATTAGTGTCTTGTACATCGTATCCAAACATaatacacaaaaaataatttttaatgtttCTATTCTATTGTCTCAGTCTCAGTCTCATGTTCTGTCAtattgatgcgtgagcatcttatctgtctttttctagtgaatttgcatctaatttgttgagtttaattaagaattaattatattttagccactatggatgctattttgagttttgtgcaattttatttattttaggtagcattcggagggatttgatgaagtttctgcagagaaaaagaagacaccaaagagatgaccagcgaagaccgacgcggatgcatggctcacgcgaccgtgtggaatggagaaatcgcaatgacgcagtcgcgtgcctgacgcgaacgcatggactGGAAtatgcacaaatgacgcgaacgcgtggacgacgcagacgcgtcacatgcgcgatctgcaataaTTCAGAAAACGCTGGTTACGAattttgggctgttttgacccactttccaacccagaaaacacagattagaagctgtagaatggacaaatcaagtggtccccaaccatcaactgaagatctgttaattaattcgaatttaaattcaaatattatcttttaggaaaagatattattatttttaatttttgagtttAAACCTATTAAGATCAGTAATAAATAaaaactctgtacatttagacagGTACCAGGTTGTtaccagaacccttatttttcttctctaaaccatgagcaactaatccttcattgttaaggttaggagctctgtctatttgtaatggattaattcgtttgatctttctaatttgttcatgttttgatctatatttcaataattgttttcgctcttaaTTTAATGAATATGGGTGGAATgaaagtatgacccatgttctaattgagttcttgtaaaacttggaaaagctctttacttgaacaacagcttgaaaacatattatactgaatttctaattgtttgtatttaacgggatacgtgacatataatccctttatttttggataattaggattcttttggcatataactAGAAactgatcatcaccctctaattggaattgattgtccaaggaattggcagttaatgaattttagaggagactaggaaggtctaaggaattagggcctagtcatatatagtttgccatgaaattatatcttgcatgattaaattagttagtgataaaaataaatctggaaaatagataactctgaaacttaactgctttctcaacattttattcccaactcatctatttgtctatccttttgatattctaagttcgaacttaaaccttttgaacatctcaaaattaatttttgcttgcct
This sequence is a window from Arachis stenosperma cultivar V10309 chromosome 10, arast.V10309.gnm1.PFL2, whole genome shotgun sequence. Protein-coding genes within it:
- the LOC130954937 gene encoding uncharacterized protein LOC130954937, which translates into the protein MKDTFKSRLLPFPSLVMRLAEENGIHPDEGELMIETSEHAKVIPHGIKFKGEAAESSRPWRRHSTTEGSSLNPMAAVWQRLTEIKTRIMNRLASNEHRNKQRYGQLMVMAKGQDPGPEEPDTPEEEVEQPTDHESGVEQPTDHESGEE